The nucleotide sequence TCTTCGGCGATATAGCCCTCGGTGACCGCGATCTCCGCGCCATATTCCTTGGCGGCGTTGACGAAATAGTCGCGGCTGGTGCGCCCCCAATCGGTGTTGAGGTGCAGCACGGCGAGCTTCTTCAGGTTGAGGCGCCTCACGGCATAGGACGCCAGCAACGGCTGCTCGTCGGCCTGGCTGACCGACGTGCTCCACATGAAGTCGCCGCCCTTGGTGAAGTCGGGGTGCGAGTTGGTGAAGCCGAACTGCACCAGACCCGCGCGCTGATAGATTGGGGATGCCGCCATCGAGGCCGGACTGGAGAAGTCGCCGAGCTCCAGCACGATGCGGGGATCGGACACGAATTTCTGCGCGATCGCCACCGACTGGCGCGGATCGCTCTGGCTGTCCTCGAAATTGTAGGCGAGCTTGCGGCCGTTGATGCCGCCGGCCGCCAGGATTTCGTCGAGCGCGAGATCAAAGCCCTGCTTCCACTGCGTGCCATATTGCGCGTTCGGCCCGGTCAGGGGACCGCTGACGCCGAGCAGGATTGGCTCGGACGATTGCGCGAAGGCGGCACGCGCGGCTGCGCCGGCCATCACGGCGGCGAGCGAGCTCTTGATCAGGCTACGGCGATCGATGTTGCTCATGAAAGGCTCCATCCACTCAGGTGTTGAAACAAAGCAGCAATTCTTGTGCCGGTGAGATTGCCTATGTCGAGGGCTCACCGAGCGACAGCATCAGACGGTTCGCCCAGTTGAAGAACGCGGCGCCGTTGATGACGTCGACGATCTCGGCATCGTCGAGGCCTGCACGGCGCAGTTCCTCGATATTGTCAGGGCCGAAGGCAATCGGCGTCGCGGCCAGCGCGACGGAGGCCTTGACGACGGCATTCCAGCGCTCGCCGAGATCGGCCTTGACACCTTCGTCGAGCAGGCGCTGCACGTCGTCGCGGCGCTTGGAATAGGTGCTGGCGAAGCGCGCATGCACCGAGGCGCAGTAGATGCAGCCGTTGTAGCGCGAGGTCGCCGCGGCCGCGAGCTCGCGCTCGGCGCGCGGCAGGCCGTCCGCGACGTTGTAGAAGATGTCCTTGTCGGTCTTGGTGCGGGCCTCAAGGACTTCAGGGTCGCGCACCAGCAGGCGAAAATATTCCGACTTGGCGCGGGCGCGATCGACGAGGCCGGCGTAATGCCGCTCGGTCAGCTCGGCCTCGGGCAGCGGCTCGATCCATGACACCCAGCCGAGTTCATCCTGGGTAAAGACGACGGGCGGATTGACGGTGGCGCTCATGATGCAGCCTCCTCTTATGCGTTCGCGGCGGCGAGCGTGCGCAAGCCGCTGACGACCCGCACCTGGAACGACAGGAACGCGACGAGCTGGGAGAAGGTGACGATGCCGGTGTCCGACCAGCCGGCGGCGAGCAGCGCCTTCATGTCGGCGGACGCGGCATCGCGCGGGCGGAATACCAGCAGATGCGCATGCTCGAGCGCGGCGACGAGCCTGATGCCGAGAGCGGACTTGCTTGCCGCGCTGACGCGATAGATCAGGCCGGCGGTGTTCTCGACCGACAGCGGACCGGCCGGATACGAACCATACGGACCCGAGGTCCTGCCCCGCGCGATCTCAGCGTCGATCGCTTCCAACAGGCGCGCGCCGTCCGCATTCGCGGCAAGCTTCTCGCGATAGAAGGTGGCAACGGGCGACTCTCCGTGGAGCCCGGTCACGAAAGCCGCGACCGCCGCGCGCTCGGCGAGCGAGAAATCACCCGTGTCGACCGGCTCGAACAGCGAGAGATAGCTCTTCTGTGCATTCTCGCGCGCCTGAATGCGACGGGCGCGGATGGCGTCCAGCGCCGAGCCCGGCTCGATCCCGGCGAGCGTGTCGATGATATCCGTTGGCGCCATGATTCAGCCTCGTGCAATCACATTCATCTCGACTAGCCTGCCAGCGCCACGTCGGGCGCCGTCCTGGTCCAGCCCAGCGCCGGCGCGACCTTCTCGGCGACGAGCTCGATCGAGCGCAGGATATAGGGGTGCGGCGCATCGACCGAATGCGCCTGGAAGACGAGATCAGTGATCCGTTCCAGCGTCGCGTCGGCACGGAGCGAGGCGACGACGGCGTCGGCCGCGCCGACATGCGTATCGAACGCCGTGATCATCTCCTCCAGCGTCTCGCCCGGGGGAAGGTGACCGCCCTTCATGAATTGCGGAAGCGCGCGCCGCAATCCAATGTCCGCAAGCCGCATGGCCTCGACATGGTCGTCGGCGACGAAGACGCTGCGCGAGGCCATGATGCGGGGCTCGGCGCCCTTGGGCAGCGCTGCGAGATAGGCATCGATGATGGGGTTCTGGATTTCGGCGA is from Bradyrhizobium xenonodulans and encodes:
- a CDS encoding ABC transporter substrate-binding protein, with the translated sequence MSNIDRRSLIKSSLAAVMAGAAARAAFAQSSEPILLGVSGPLTGPNAQYGTQWKQGFDLALDEILAAGGINGRKLAYNFEDSQSDPRQSVAIAQKFVSDPRIVLELGDFSSPASMAASPIYQRAGLVQFGFTNSHPDFTKGGDFMWSTSVSQADEQPLLASYAVRRLNLKKLAVLHLNTDWGRTSRDYFVNAAKEYGAEIAVTEGYIAEERDFRSTLVRVRDANPDGLILISYYSDGALIARQARQVGLKQVICAASSVYSPKFLELGGEAVEEVHVGTRYFPEDPRQEVQKFITGFKKKYNGQEPDAFNAYAYDAMNMAAAVVKIGGTDRRAIRDAFTKVKDVPSVIFGTATFDVATRRVKGAMNAELVVRKGQFALWDGKPT
- a CDS encoding alkylhydroperoxidase domain protein yields the protein MSATVNPPVVFTQDELGWVSWIEPLPEAELTERHYAGLVDRARAKSEYFRLLVRDPEVLEARTKTDKDIFYNVADGLPRAERELAAAATSRYNGCIYCASVHARFASTYSKRRDDVQRLLDEGVKADLGERWNAVVKASVALAATPIAFGPDNIEELRRAGLDDAEIVDVINGAAFFNWANRLMLSLGEPST
- a CDS encoding CMD domain protein — protein: MAPTDIIDTLAGIEPGSALDAIRARRIQARENAQKSYLSLFEPVDTGDFSLAERAAVAAFVTGLHGESPVATFYREKLAANADGARLLEAIDAEIARGRTSGPYGSYPAGPLSVENTAGLIYRVSAASKSALGIRLVAALEHAHLLVFRPRDAASADMKALLAAGWSDTGIVTFSQLVAFLSFQVRVVSGLRTLAAANA